Below is a genomic region from bacterium.
TATCAGGTTATCGGTAAAGAGCAAGCAGTAGCCTGCTATCTCAAATTACCGATTACTGATTACCTGATTACCGATTACTTTAAATAATCACAATTTATACCCCAGTGGAGTATAGTTTCGTCCTGAGCTCAGCCGAACGGTATTTAATTACCAGTTACCAATCACCAGTTACCAGAATTAAATTCCGTGCGTTATTTGTTCAACACGACACTAGGGAGGCGAGAGATGTATCAAATAAAATTACCCGTATTTGAAGGACCGTTTGATTTATTATTATATTTGATACGCAAAGACGAGATTAATATCTATGATATTCCTATTGCTAAGATTACTAAACAATATCTGGAATATTTAAGTCTAATGGAGTCTTTAGATTTAGAGGTAGCCTCTGAATTTCTGGTTATCGCCGCCCTGCTACTATCTATAAAGTCAAGAATGCTTCTTCCTAAATCTCAAGTATTTGAAGGTGAGTCTGAAGAGGCAGAAGACCCAAGATTAGAGTTAGCTAAAAGACTTACAGAATATAAAACATATAAAGAGCTGGCTGGTAAATTTGAACAAAGACTGGATTTTTATCAAGGAATATTCACTCATCCTCATCACTTAGAGATAGAAGAGGATACTGAACTAATAGAATGTGACCTGTTTGAACTTATTAAGGCATTCCAGAAGATACTAAAAGAAAAAGATGGGAAAATGGAGATAACCGTGGACGATACTTCTCTCGAACAAAAAATGGCGTATCTGCAGAATTTGTTAGATGACAATGAAAAAGTCTCTTTCTTGAATTTATTTAAGGGAACAAAGATGAAGATAGAGGTAGTCATTACCTTTTTAGCCCTTTTAGAACTTATAAAATTAAAAAAGGTTTATATTCGTCAACATCGGTTATTTTCCGATATTTGGATATATAGGATATGAAAGATTATTCAAAAGCCAAAAAGATAATTGAGGTATTATTATTTGTTGCGGCAGAGCCGTTGTCCATAGATAAGATTAGTCAAATATTAGAGATGAAAGGTTCCCAGGTGCAAAATTTAATCTTTGAGTTAAAAAAAGAATACTGGGAAGACCAAAAAGGGATTGATATTATTGAAATAGCCAACGGCTATCAGATGTGCACTCGTTATGAATACTCACCCTGGATTAACAAACTAAAAAAACAACGAAAAGAAAACAAACTATCTACCTCTGCATTAGAATCTCTGGCCATAATCGCCTATAAACAACCAATTTCAAAAATAGAAATAGACAGTATCCGTGGGGTAAATTCAACTGGTGTCCTTCAAACATTATTAGAGAAGAAATTGATTAAAATCGTTGGTCGAAAAGAGGTCCCTGGCAAACCACTGCTTTATGGCACAACCGTAGAATTTTTAAAAATCTTTGGACTACCTAACCTATCGGCATTACCACAAATTGATGAAGTGATTGGAAAAGAGCTCAATCTGTAATGCCGTGTATCCACATAATTGAAATCTGTAACCGTTCAGGTGGTAATTTACCGCAGAGACGCAGAGAAAAACAGAGGGGAAAATATCTTTTTTTTTTCGTGTTTTTCGCGTTTTTCGGTGTTTAAAAAGGTTTAAAAACAGTTAGTCGAAAGTAAGCATTAAAAGATTAATAAACAACGAAAAACCCGAAATGCACAAAAAAAAAGGAAATTTCTGTCTCTGGTGAATAGATTTTAATTTTTTTCTCTGCGTCTCTGTGGCATCTTGCGGTGAACGGTTACTGAAATCTTAATTTCTCATGCCTTTGTGGCGAAATAGGAACAAATGCATACAAATACTAAATATTTACTTTCTAAAAAAGTAGGCAAGGCGATTAAAGATTATGATATGATTCAAGATGAGGATAAGATTATCGTTGCGGTCTCCGGCGGTAAAGATAGTTTGACTTTACTTGAGATACTACGAGATAGACAACGATATGCACCGATTAAATTTGAACTTCTCCCGGTTCATATCAAAATAGACTTTCAGAATATAGATGTTGCCAGATTAGAAGGCTATTTTAAAGAGAAAGGCTATAATTATCACATTGAACCAATAAACCTCTTGAAAGATAATGAAAAAGTAGAATGTTTTTATTGTACCTGGAGTCGAAAAAAGACCCTTTTTGAGGTGGCGGATAGGTTTGGTTGTAAAAAGATAGCCGTGGCACATCATAAGGATGATATCCTTGAAACATTCCTTCTAAATCTTATATTTCACGGAGAAATTGGCACGATGACTCCCAA
It encodes:
- a CDS encoding segregation/condensation protein A, coding for MYQIKLPVFEGPFDLLLYLIRKDEINIYDIPIAKITKQYLEYLSLMESLDLEVASEFLVIAALLLSIKSRMLLPKSQVFEGESEEAEDPRLELAKRLTEYKTYKELAGKFEQRLDFYQGIFTHPHHLEIEEDTELIECDLFELIKAFQKILKEKDGKMEITVDDTSLEQKMAYLQNLLDDNEKVSFLNLFKGTKMKIEVVITFLALLELIKLKKVYIRQHRLFSDIWIYRI
- the scpB gene encoding SMC-Scp complex subunit ScpB — translated: MKDYSKAKKIIEVLLFVAAEPLSIDKISQILEMKGSQVQNLIFELKKEYWEDQKGIDIIEIANGYQMCTRYEYSPWINKLKKQRKENKLSTSALESLAIIAYKQPISKIEIDSIRGVNSTGVLQTLLEKKLIKIVGRKEVPGKPLLYGTTVEFLKIFGLPNLSALPQIDEVIGKELNL
- a CDS encoding ATP-binding protein, translating into MHTNTKYLLSKKVGKAIKDYDMIQDEDKIIVAVSGGKDSLTLLEILRDRQRYAPIKFELLPVHIKIDFQNIDVARLEGYFKEKGYNYHIEPINLLKDNEKVECFYCTWSRKKTLFEVADRFGCKKIAVAHHKDDILETFLLNLIFHGEIGTMTPNEKFFGGRFWIIRPLVYVEEKEMVKFANLYHLPVLNFDCPYRGTKREFMNKLLKTIEKDCSIHAKANIFNALKRVRKDYLL